The Gemmatimonadetes bacterium SCN 70-22 DNA window ACGGAAGCGCGAGGCGACGCGGACGTCGCCCTCCGGCTCGCCGCAATCGATGGCGTCGTCGGTGGGGGGAGTGGGATGCAGCGACATGGGATCTCCAGAGTGTGTGTGTGCTTGGGCGGGCGTCGTGCCCGCGACAGGAGAGTGCCACCGTCGGCCCAAGCGCCCCATGCCCGGGATGACGCATTTCTTGCCCACGCGTTCGCGGTGCGCCGCGGACTTCGCCTCGCGTACGGATTGGTTGCCCGCGCGTACGGGGGAGTGGCGCGCGCGTGCGGCGCGCGCCCTGACGCACTAACTTTTTTGGCATGGACCCACTCTCGGACGTGCTGCGTGCCGTGCGGCTCGACGGCGCCTTCTTCTACCTCGTGGAAGCGGTACACCCGTGGTCGGTACACTCGGAACCGGCGGTGGAGCTCACGCCGAGGGTGCTCCCGGGCGCCGAGCACCTCATCACGTATCACATCGTGACAGAGGGGAGCTGCTGGGGAGGGGTGATTGGAGAGCCGCAAGTACTGCTCGAGGCGGGCGACGCGATCCTCTTTCCGCACGGTGACGCGCACTTCATGTCCAGCGCGGAGGGGGGACGGGTGGATCCCTCCCTACACACGTCACGCCCCGCCCGGTATCTCGACACCGTGCGCGTGGGAGCGGTGGGGGGGAGGGGGGAGGGAATGGGGAGGCGTACGGAGTTCGTGTGCGGCTTCCTGGGGTGGGATAGCCATCCGTTCAATCCGCTGCTGCGCTCGTTGCCGCGCATGCTGCACGTCCCCCGTGCCGCGGGAGAATGGCTCTCGCTCTTCCCGCGTCAGGCGGTGGTGGAGTCGCGGCGGGAGCGTGCTGGCGGCGCCACGGTCCTCACGCGCATGGCCGAGCTCATGTTCGTGGAGGTGTTGCGCCGCCACATGGAGTCTGTCGGCGCGAGCCGGCGGGGATGGTTGGCGGCGCTGCGCGATCCAGTGGTCGGCGCGGCGCTGGCGCAGTTGCACGAGCATCCGGCGCGCGAGTGGACGCTGGCCGATCTCTCGCGCGGTGCCAACAGCAGCCGCACCGTGCTGTCGGAGCGCTTCGCCGAGCTGGTGGGGCTCACGCCGATGCAGTACCTGGCGCAGTGGCGGCTGCAACTGGCCGCCGAGCAGCTGGCGAGCACCGCCGAGAAGGTCGCCACGATAGGCGAGAAGGTGGGGTACGAGTCGGAGGCGGCGTTCAGCCGCGCGTTCAAGCGGGCAACGGGAGAGTCACCGGCGGCGTGGCGGAGGAAGCGGGGGACGGGATGAGCGGAGGCGAGCGCCGGATTCCGGGGCGGAGGGAGTCACTGCGTCGGCGTGGCCGCCCCTAGGGCAGCGCAAACGCCACATACGTCCCTCCGCTCCTGGCCCCGTTCTTCCCCCCGCCGCACGCGATCACGATGTACTGCTTCCCGTTCACCATGTAGGTGGCCGGCGTGGTGTTGCCGGCGGCGGGGAGCTCCCCTTCCCACAACAGCGTCCCCGTCGCCTTGTCGAAGGCGCGGATCTTGTTGTCGTAGGTGGTGGCGGCGATGATCAGGAGCCCGTTCTTCGTGACGATGGCGCCGCCGTAGTTGTCGCTCCCGGTGTTCCCGAGCCCCTGGGCCACGAGTGCCGGGTACTGGCCGAAGGGGATGGACCACTTCGTCTCGCCCGAGTTGAGGTCGATGGCGTTGAGCGTCCCCCAGGGGGGCTTGATGGCGGGGTACCCCTCGTGGTCGAGGAAGATGTCGAAGGTGGTGTTGCGGTACTTGAGGAAGGTGGGGAGGTGCAGCGGGAGGATGGTGGGGGCCTGGCCGCTCACCAGGTACTCGGTGAGCTGCGCCACCCCCGAGTCGCCTAACGAGGTGGCGAAGGCCGGCATGCGCCCGGTGCCGCCGCGGATGGCATTGGCGATCTGGTCACGCGTCAGGCGCCTGGCCACCCCCGCCAGCGTCGGCCCGATGGGGGTCGACTTGGCCCCGTGACATTCGGCGCAGTACGCGCCGAACAGCGACCGCTCCTCGCGCGGGACGATCTTCAGGATCCACCCCATCTCGTTGGAGTTGACGTACATCACCCCGGTCTCGGGGTCGAAGGCCGGTCCGCCGTATTCGCCTCCGCCGTCGACGCCGGGGAAGATGATGATCCCCCGGGTGTTGGGAGGCGTCCACGGGTCGGGGGTGGGATTCTCGCGGAAGAGCTTCAGCGCCGCGGCGCGTGCCTCGGGGGTGCGGTCGGTCAGCATGTCCTCGGTGAGCTGCTGGCGCGCGAAGGGCCTGGGGAGGACGGGGAAGCGCTGCGAGTCGGCGGTCACGTCGCCCTCGAGGAGGGCCGGGGGCATCTTGCGCCACTCGCTGGGGAAGAGCTCGGCCCCGCTGTCGCGGTCCAGGACCCAGACGTGCCCGGTCTTGGTGATCTGGGCGACGGCGTCGACGGGCTTCCCGTTTCGCCTGACGGTGACGAGCGCCGGCGCGGCGGGGAAGTCGCGGTCCCACAGGTCGTGCCGCAGCCCCTGGAAGTGCCACTTCCGCTCTCCCGTGTTGGCGTCGAGCGCGACGATGGAGTTGGCGAACAGGTTGTCGCCCAGGCGGTTGGCGCCATAGAAGTCGAACGAGGCGGAGCCGGTGGCGAAGAAGACCATCCCCCGCCGCTGGTCGACGGTCACCCCGCTCCACGCGTTGGCCCCTCCCGCCACCTTCCACGCGTCCGGCGACCACGTGTCGTAGCCGAACTCGCCGGGGTGCGGGATGGTGTGAAAGCTCCAGCGGATCGTCCCCGTCCTGACGTCGTACGCCCGGATGTCGCCCGGCGCCGAGGGGAGCGCCTCGGGGACGGCGGTCCCGATGATGAGCATGTCCTTGTACACGGCGCCCGGCGTGCTGGCGCTCACCGAGAGCCCCTCCACCGGACGCCCCAGCCCCTCGCGCAGGTCGACCCACCCGCTGTCGTTCCCCCACCCCGCCGCCGGCCGCCCGGTCCTGGCGTCGAGCGAGAAGAGGCGGTGGCGATAGTTGAAGTACACGCGCCCGTCGTGCACCACCACGCCGCGGTAGCGGATGCGCGGCCCCGAGAAGTGTCCCCCGGTGGGGTCGAAGCTCCACAGCTCCTTCCCGGTCGCCGCATCCAGGGCGAAGGCCCGCTGCTTGGGCGACACGGCGTACAGCACCCCGCCGACGACGATGGGGTTGGACTGCATCTCGGACCCCTCGAAGGCATCCTTGGTGTCGTAGCGCCACGCCACTTGCAGCTGTGCGACGTTGGCGGGCGAGATCTGCGATAGTGTGGTGTAGTGCGTCTTCTCGTGGCTCCCCAGGTAGACGGGCCAATCGGCGTTGGCGGGGGCGCCGCAGGAGACCGCGACCGACGTGAGGATCAGGGGGACGATGAAGCGGGGGCGCATGAGTGGTGACGCGGGGATGAACGAACGGCGCACGCGTGGGGGGCACCGCCACCGCGCACCGAAGAGGAAACGACGGGGCGAACATGGCGAGGGGGGCGGCGAGGCGCTACGCCCGTCCCGGCGGCGGTGCGCATCCGTTCGCCCGACTACTCGGTGCGCAGCGCCGTCATGGGATCGATCCGCGACGCCCGCCACGCCGGGAGCAGGGTGGACAGGAGTGCCACTCCGGCAAGCCCCGCAGAAACCATGGCAATGGTAAGGGGATCGCGGGGCGAGATCCCGTACACCAGCGGGCGCAACGCGCTCCCCAGGAGCCACGTCCCCCCCACCCCGAGCGCGACTCCCGTCGCGGCCAGCCAACCGCCCTGGCGCAGGAACTGGCGGAGGATCTGCTCGCGCGAGGCGCCTAACGCCGCCCGCACGCCGATTTCCCGGATCCGCTCTCCCACCATCCCCGAGAGCACCCCATAGATGCCCACCGCCGCCAGGACGAGTGCCGAGAGCGCGAAGGCCTGGAACAGGCGTTTGGCGAAGCGGCGCTGGGCGGTGGCCTGGTCGACCAGCGCCGTCATGGTGCGGACCTCGGCGACCGGAATCCCGCTGTTCACGGCGTTCACCGCCTCACGCAGCGAGCGGATGAGCGCACCCGTTTCGAGCGTGGAATGCACGACCAGGCGCACGTAGGAGTCGGCGAACGGGTTCTGCTCCATGGGGAGGTACAACTGCCCGCCGCCGTCGGCATCGAGCCCCGGGTGCTTCACGTCACCCACCACGCCGACGATGGTGCGTAGCGGTGAGTCGGAAGGGCCGAACCGCAGCCGGGCGCCTAACGGGCTCTGGTCGCCAAAACGCCGACGGGCCAGTCGCTCGTTGATCACCACCACCGGGTCGGTCCCTGCCTTGTCCCCCTCCGTGAGAAAGCGGCCACTGACGAGCCTGAGCCCCATGGTGGTGGCGTAGTCGGCCGTGACGGCGAAGCGAAAGACGTCGCCGTCGGAGGCGTGACCATCCGCGGCCGGCACCTCCCAGTGTACGCCCCACGAGTCGAAGTCGTCCGAGAGCGGGAGCTGCGATGTCAGGGCCGCCGAGGTGACACCGGGGAGGGCGCGCGCCGCCTCGTGGACGGCGCGCCACGTCTCGCGAACCATCTCGTCCGATTGGAAGCGTTCTCCGGTGGCGCTCAGTGCCAGCTCGATGCGATCGTGGGTGGCGAACCCGACGTCGACGGCGAGCAGGCGCTGGACGCTCTGCACCAGGATGCCGGCGCCGCACAGCAGCAGGAGCGCCCGCGACAGCTCGGCCACGACCAGCGTGCGCCGTACGGCGTCATGTGCGCCACGTGTCACAGTGCGCGATGCGATCGCCAACCGGGCACGAAGGGCGCGGGCGTGCATGAAGGCGCCCGGCACGAGTCCGCTGACCATGCCTAACGCCGTGGCCAGGAGGGCGGTGAACAGGGCCACCGGGACGTCGATGCGCACCTGGTCGAGGCGGGGGAGCGACGCCGGCGCGAGCGCGACAAGCCCTCCGAGGGCGGCATGGGCGATGGCGAAGCCGAACAGGCTTCCCAGTCCCGACACCAGGAGCGCCTCCATCAGCATGCCGCGGGCGAGGCGCCACCGGCTGGCGCCGAGCGCGGCGCGAATCGTCGACTCGCCACCGCGCTGGATGGCCCGGGCGAGGAAGAGGTTGGTGGTGTTGGCGAGCGCGATCA harbors:
- a CDS encoding pyrrolo-quinoline quinone; translation: MRPRFIVPLILTSVAVSCGAPANADWPVYLGSHEKTHYTTLSQISPANVAQLQVAWRYDTKDAFEGSEMQSNPIVVGGVLYAVSPKQRAFALDAATGKELWSFDPTGGHFSGPRIRYRGVVVHDGRVYFNYRHRLFSLDARTGRPAAGWGNDSGWVDLREGLGRPVEGLSVSASTPGAVYKDMLIIGTAVPEALPSAPGDIRAYDVRTGTIRWSFHTIPHPGEFGYDTWSPDAWKVAGGANAWSGVTVDQRRGMVFFATGSASFDFYGANRLGDNLFANSIVALDANTGERKWHFQGLRHDLWDRDFPAAPALVTVRRNGKPVDAVAQITKTGHVWVLDRDSGAELFPSEWRKMPPALLEGDVTADSQRFPVLPRPFARQQLTEDMLTDRTPEARAAALKLFRENPTPDPWTPPNTRGIIIFPGVDGGGEYGGPAFDPETGVMYVNSNEMGWILKIVPREERSLFGAYCAECHGAKSTPIGPTLAGVARRLTRDQIANAIRGGTGRMPAFATSLGDSGVAQLTEYLVSGQAPTILPLHLPTFLKYRNTTFDIFLDHEGYPAIKPPWGTLNAIDLNSGETKWSIPFGQYPALVAQGLGNTGSDNYGGAIVTKNGLLIIAATTYDNKIRAFDKATGTLLWEGELPAAGNTTPATYMVNGKQYIVIACGGGKNGARSGGTYVAFALP